The DNA region CaccttttcaaacaaaaaaaaacatcctttaaaaatcattaacaaacgaAGCTTAATCACAAAATGAAATATCGGATATCTCTTTATCATGTCGAATTTATAATAACTAAATGATTACCCAATCACATTTACAGCAATTAAACTAAGTGCAAATTCCTAACTCCATGCACTGCCAGAATActgaaaaaaaatctttcaattgAAGATACATTCACTCCACTACAAAAAGAGAACAACCGTCTAGAAGAATTTAGAACATGCACATGTGTTAACCTTCATAACATTGATGTGAAATGGATTCAGATTTTGCTGGGATGTCTACCAAACAATGAATGCCGACCTTCAGCAATAATCTCCCCCGTTGCTTTGTTTCTCATAAGGACGATTGTTCCAGAGTAAGCTCCTCTTTGTCCTAAAACCCTTGAAGTAATCTCTAACTCGTCCTGCAATTTGCCATCTTGGGATATCAGATGTGACAAAAAGGTGAAAAACAAATCTCAAGCTACAAGGTACGAAAATGTACTCAattatgaaactaaaaccttcTTACTTTACCCCTTCTTTAACACGACAATAAAACACTAGAGAAGCTAATATGATTGCCAAATTACTCAAGTTCTTTTTCATATTCAAAGCCAAAATATACTTGAGAAAGAGTAAGATTTGAGTCATGTGTCCTGTGCGCACAGGATGCAAGTTGGAACTGCCACATCCGTAATGGGGACGTGTGGCATTCTGTATGCAAAGGCACATGACACAAACCAAAGCTTTCGAGAAATCGGAATCAGCGCCTTGAGACCATATTCAAGAccaaattttaggaaaaaattttTGTCAATTAAAAAGCATATCTATCTGTGGcattgttttttcctttttttggtcAGAGTGACATTACATGTTAGAAAGTAAGAAATAGTATGTGTTCAATAACTCGCATTAAAGATCAAAAACAAGATTGGTTGATGACAAATACATGTACAATCTAATAATAAGACTTccaaagcaaccaaaaaaagtaTGTCGAACTCTAAGATGTTGTCAAAAGCTTACATGAACCCGCGCAGTCGAAATAAAAGAGATTGACATGTCCACTGAAACATTCATTGGGAGACCCTCAACATGGACTACAGCACCACCGACTTCATCAACAAGGTTAGCAATTGCACCTGAAGCCAACTTCCCATTGCTATCCTGCAATTACGTATCCCAAAAGAAGTGCATTTTTAATTGCTCAAAATCACAGGGGAAAAAGAATCAGATAGAGAAGCAGAATTACAGCCCTCTCAGTGAAAACTGCGCCCAAAAAAGGGATACGTAATTGCATAGTTTATACTACAATAACATGCGTTTATCAGTTTGTGAAAGCAAATTTTCAGAGTTTCAGCAATTTTAGCAGCATTTGTTTCAAGCTATAGATCCTGCCATAAAGCTCCGATAATccaatcaaaaacccaaaacataAACTACTGATTAAGCAATTTCCAAACATGTAATATGAGAAACTCGTTCAGGGAATTAGTGAGGGGATCGGATATCTTACGGTGAGGCGAGGAGGGACCTTGAAAGTACAGGCGACGAAGCCTGGTTCCACCCGGTCGACTCGGATGCCTCTGAGGACAAAGTCCTCGTAGAAACTCGGTTCCACCCCAACTCGGTGAGGAGGGACGGTGAGTCGCGACACGCTCTCCGATTCCTCTTCGGTCAATGCTAGAAACTCCTGGGCCTTGTTCATTTTTTTGGTTCTCTCTCGTTCGTCCTCAGAGACTTTTAGCAAGCAGATAGACTATACGTGCCGGATGAGGATTACACTTCGGCTCGGGCCACGATCATGAAATCGAGACCGTTAAAATGTCTCCTGATTCCTGGTCTATCTAAGTGGGTCGGGCCGTTGGGGTTCAAAACTTCAAATCGCAGTTTTAAAGGTAACGTTGGGCTGTATATTTGAAACCAGTGTAGAAAGATATGCCGTTTTTAACATTAAgcagtatgaaaaaaaaatgataaaggtacaattttttggtaaactttgatccaaacctttttttttttttttttttttacatgtccacataaaaGGGAgaaggagaattcgaactaatgacgtCACGCTTtacttcattaagcgtggtcccaatcgattgagctatctcttgaggACATCTAACTTTTTCTTTatgtgttatttaaaaaaaaaataaaaaaaaaatcttaagcaataacatcctatatagtccttttttttatttggtgtttttaaaaattaaaaaaaaaaatttaaaaaagtctttctcttcataataatgacctttttttaaattaaaaaaaaaatccatttttatgaagaaaaatgccttatatatatatatatatatatatatatatatacaaaataaaaaaatgaccacatagtTTTGAATGGACATTATCAACCCTAAATGCAACCATTAAGATTCAATTACTCCAAATCTTTCTCCCTCGCTCGCTTCTTAGTtcttactgttttttttttttttttaacagtgtgtgaaaaaaaaaaaaatacaaggataAGTTATTTTTCTCTaaccactttctttttttcttattattattattatttttttaaaaaaaatggcattg from Corylus avellana chromosome ca10, CavTom2PMs-1.0 includes:
- the LOC132164327 gene encoding uncharacterized protein LOC132164327 — its product is MNKAQEFLALTEEESESVSRLTVPPHRVGVEPSFYEDFVLRGIRVDRVEPGFVACTFKVPPRLTDSNGKLASGAIANLVDEVGGAVVHVEGLPMNVSVDMSISFISTARVHDELEITSRVLGQRGAYSGTIVLMRNKATGEIIAEGRHSLFGRHPSKI